A stretch of Chionomys nivalis chromosome 2, mChiNiv1.1, whole genome shotgun sequence DNA encodes these proteins:
- the Znf581 gene encoding LOW QUALITY PROTEIN: zinc finger protein 581 (The sequence of the model RefSeq protein was modified relative to this genomic sequence to represent the inferred CDS: inserted 2 bases in 2 codons; deleted 1 base in 1 codon; substituted 2 bases at 2 genomic stop codons) encodes MLVLLPCCLQTSAFPSVETMEGPPPRTDGSPEPGPSFSTGSPQTSSPPRLNHYLLMDTXCVPYTVLVDEESQREAGVNGTWVQKKCLVTLSTCYLQRHSITHLEVMPFKCDTWGKAFKPASPLEQXHSIHGAGGVXPYSCLLCPCCFWAEGELTQHINGHXGDHPFQCPPCLLHFTEQNALQKHTRWKHP; translated from the exons ATGCTGGTGCTGCTACCTTGCTGCCTCCAGACCTCAGCATTTCCCTCTGTAGAGACCATGGaaggc ccccccccccgaacagATGGGTCTCCAGAACCTGGGCCTTCTTTCTCCACAGGATCTCCCCAGACTTCATCCCCTCCAAGGCTCAACCATTATCTTCTCATGGACACCTAGTGTGTCCCCTACACAGTGCTGGTGGATGAGGAGTCACAGAGGGAGGCTGGGGTCAATGGGACTTGGGTTCAGAAAAAGTGCTTAGTGACTCTGAGTACATGTTACCTTCAGCGACACAGCATTACCCACTTGGAGGTGATGCCCTTCAAATGCGACACCTGGGGGAAGGCATTCAAGCCGGCCAGCCCTCTTGAGC ACCACTCCATACATGGGGCGGGTGGTGTTTAGCCCTACAGCTGCTTGCTGTGCCCTTGCTGTTTCTGGGCCGAGGGCGAGTTGACCCAGCACATCAATGGAC TAGGGGACCATCCGTTCCAGTGCCCGCCTTGCCTGCTTCACTTTACAGAGCAGAACGCATTACAGAAGCACACTCGGTGGAAGCATCCATGA